The proteins below come from a single Scatophagus argus isolate fScaArg1 chromosome 15, fScaArg1.pri, whole genome shotgun sequence genomic window:
- the slc38a6 gene encoding probable sodium-coupled neutral amino acid transporter 6, translating to MSINGNTNTDLYAECAAGDSEGNETTPLLRNGPAETRAKGASFASSVFNLMNAIMGSGILGLAYAMANTGIVGFCILLTIVASLAAYSIHLLLKLCDQTGINSYEDLGGKALQKPGKVLVGIAIIIQNIGAMSSYLFILKSELPAAINSFMSPDSTGNAWYEDGRLLLILVTLCVVLPLSILPKIGFLGYTSSIASLFVLYFAVVVVVKKWSIPCPLPHNVTTHSGAFQISNSTDSECTPKLFVISSKSAYAIPTMAFSFLCHTAILPIYCELDRPTKGRMQNVANVSISLSFLLYLISAVFGYLTFYAHVGSELLLSYGVYLPRDIMVMTVRLAILLSVLLTVPLIHFPARKAAILLLFGGRPFSWLIHITATLTILGVVLLMAIFVPDIRNVFGLVGSTTSSCLLFVFPGIFYLKISNQAFRSIDSIGAVFLVVFGLIMGLISFSVIVITWVQSS from the exons ATGAGCATCAAtggaaatacaaatacagatttATATGCAGAATGCGCCGCAGGAGACTCCGAAGGCAACGAAACTACACCTTTATTACGAAAT GGACCAGCGGAGACCAGAGCCAAAGGAGCCTCCTTTGCGTCCTCTGTGTTTAACCTGATGAATGCCATCATGGGCAGCGGTATACTGGGTCTAGCTTATGCTATGGCTAACACTGGAATAGTTGGTTTTTG CATCCTGTTGACAATAGTTGCCAGCCTGGCAGCATACTCTATACATCTCCTTCTGAAGCTATGTGACCAAACAG GTATTAATTCATATGAAGACCTTGGAGGGAAAGCCTTGCAAAAACCAGGAAAA gttctTGTTGGAATTGCTATTATTATCCAAAATATCGGTG cCATGTCATCCTATTTGTTCATCTTGAAGTCTGAGCTCCCTGCAGCCATCAACAGCTTCATGAGTCCAGACAGCACAGG AAATGCCTGGTATGAAGATGGCAGGTTGCTTCTGATACTAGTCACACTATGTGTTGTTCTGCCTCTGTCGATATTGCCTAAAATTG GCTTTCTGGGCTACACCAGTAGTATTGCCTCAttatttgtgctgtattttGCAGTTGTG GTTGTGGTCAAGAAGTGGTCCATCCCCTGCCCTCTGCCTCACAATGTGACGACACATTCCGGTGCCTTCCAG ATATCAAATTCCACTGACTCAGAATGTACGCCCAAACTCTTTGTCATCTCCAGTAAG AGCGCCTACGCCATCCCCACCATGGCCTTCTCCTTTCTGTGTCACACGGCTATCCTGCCAATCTACTGCGAGCTGGACCG ACCTACAAAGGGCAGGATGCAGAACGTTGCAAATGTCAGCATTAGCCTCAGCTTTCTGCTTTACCTTATTTCTGCGGTGTTTGGGTACCTCACCTTCTATG CTCACGTGggctctgagctgctgctcagctacGGCGTCTATTTGCCTCGGGACATCATGGTGATGACAGTTCGACTGGCCATCCTACTCTCCGTGTTGCTGACTGTGCCCCTTATTCACTTCCCC GCCCGTAAGGCTGCGATCTTACTGCTGTTTGGAGGACGGCCCTTCTCCTGGCTGATCCACATCACTGCAACTCTAACCATCCTGGGTGTGGTGCTGCTGATGGCCATCTTCGTGCCTGAtatcagaaatgtgtttggaCTAGTGG GATCTACAACATCCAGCtgcctgttgtttgtttttcctggcaTTTTCTACCTCAAGATCAGTAACCAAGCCTTCAGGTCCATTGACTCTATCGGG GCTGTTTTTCTGGTGGTGTTTGGTTTGATTATGGGACTCATCAGCTTCTCTGTTATTGTCATCACATGGGTACAGAGCTCCTAA
- the trmt5 gene encoding tRNA (guanine(37)-N1)-methyltransferase — MLSLFGRAFASLLSQRSLKAAPVHRSFCSAALACSGLSVKPVMEPKLYRPPPEVRGMTSLDKEAFTQTITVPALRVPTGVLNKVVKSLRKSAIQRPGVPRVVQDKEESSDFRLVLLDPRKVSAPGSFSEAEAEALRSFGVAEELQYYELKLTYHNLKSEEVLEAVLPQGQDVTSGFSRVGHIAHMNLRDHQLPYKNLIGQVIMDKNPGVTCVVNKTNIIDSTYRNFKMEVLAGEDNMVAKVKENGVTYEFDFSCVYWNPRLSTEHQRVVQLVKRGDTVFDVFAGVGPFAIPAGRSGANVLANDLNPESYKWLQHNCKLNKMENKVRTFNLDGRAFIQGPMKQELPALLKQKPSVHVVMNLPALALEFLDAFRGLLHQEHVCEENLPTVHCYSFSKDDNPEKDVVERASHSLGFPLQNRCSVHFVRNVAPNKEMMCVSFTLPKEVLFSNDHEQTESSGEPAPKRQKCEEATDST; from the exons ATGTTGAG tctCTTTGGCAGAGCCTTCGCATCATTACTAAGTCAAAGAAGTCTGAAAGCTGCCCCCGTGCACCGGAGCTTTTGCTCTGCAGCCTTAGCTTGTTCTGGCTTGTCCGTGAAGCCCGTAATGGAGCCTAAACTGTACCGACCTCCTCCAGAGGTCCGGGGCATGACCTCTCTGGACAAAGAGGCGTTCACACAGACCATTACTGTTCCAGCTCTGCGGGTGCCCACTGGGGTCTTAAACAAAGTGGTGAAGAGTCTGAGAAAGTCGGCCATCCAGCGCCCAGGGGTGCCCAGAGTGGTacaagacaaagaggagagtAGTGACTTTCGTTTGGTCCTTTTGGATCCCCGTAAAGTGTCCGCGCCAGGCTCCTTCAGTGAGGCGGAGGCTGAAGCTCTGAGGTCATTTGGTGTCGCTGAGGAGCTGCAGTACTATGAGCTGAAGCTCACCTATCACAACCTGAAGAGTGAAGAAGTACTGGAGGCTGTGCTCCCTCAGGGTCAGGACGTGACCTCTGGGTTCAGCCGGGTGGGACACATTGCCCACATGAACCTGAGGGACCACCAGCTGCCTTACAAGAACCTGATAG GTCAAGTCATCATGGACAAAAACCCTGGTGTTACCTGTGTGGTCAATAAGACAAACATTATTGACTCCACTTACCGCAACTTCAAGATGGAGGTGCTAGCTGGAGAGGATAACATGGTCGCCAAA gtgaaAGAAAATGGGGTGACGTATGAGTTTGACTTTTCTTGTGTGTATTGGAACCCCCGACTGAGTACAGAGCACCAGCGTGTGGTGCAACTCGTCAAACGTGGTGACACCGTGTTTGATGTGTTCGCTGGCGTTGGACCTTTCGCCATTCCAGCTGGCCGCTCAGGAGCCAATGTGTTGGCCAATGATCTCAACCCAGAGTCCTACAAATGGCTACAGCACAACTGCAAACTCAACAAGATGGAGAACAAAGTCAGAACCTTTAACCTGGACGGCAGAGCGTTCATCCAGGGACCCATGAAGCAGGAGCTGCCAGCGCTGCTCAAACAAAAACCCAGCGTTCATGTAGTGATGAACCTGCCCGCCTTGGCTCTGGAGTTCTTGGATGCATTCAGGGGTCTACTGCACCAGGAGCATGTCTGTGAGGAGAATCTACCCACAGTGCACTGCTACTCCTTCTCTAAAGATGACAACCCTGAGAAAGATGTGGTGGAAAGGGCTTCCCACAGCCTGGGATTCCCTCTGCAGAACCGATGCTCTGTGCATTTTGTGCGTAATGTAGCACCCAACAAagaaatgatgtgtgtgagcTTCACACTCCCTAAAGAAGTCCTCTTCAGCAACGATCATGAACAGACAG AGTCTTCAGGAGAACCGGCTCCAAAGAGACAGAAGTGTGAGGAAGCTACAGATTCAACATAA